CTTGCCAGATGTTACAAACATGGAATAACCGGCGAACCAACCGGCCCCCTGCCCGCGCACCGGGGCGGCCAGCCCAGCGCACCGTTCACGGATATTTCCCTTCATTGGCATGTTTTCCCCTCTCGAACTGACCCTCCTGCTGCTGGGCAGCGCCGTGCTGGGCGTGGTGGCCTTCCGCATGCTGCACCTGCCGCCGATGCTCGGCTACCTGGCCGTCGGCATCCTGATCGGCCCGAACGCGCTGGGCCTGGCCGACGACAGCCACGCCACCCATGCGCTGGCCGAATTCGGCGTGGTCTTCCTGATGTTCTCGATCGGCCTCGAATTTTCGCTTCCCAAGCTCAAGTCGATGCGCAGCGACGTGTTCGGCCTGGGCATGGCCCAGGTGGGGCTGACGATCGTGGCCACCCTGGCCTTCGGCTGGCTGATGGCCCGCGCCCTGCCGCCGTCGATCCACATCTCGTGGCAGGCCGCGTTCGCGCTGGGCGGCGCGCTGGCCATGTCGTCGACGGCGATCGTCGTCAAGATGCTCACCGAGCGGCTGGAGCTGGAATCGGAACATGGCCGCAAGATCATCGGCATCCTGCTGTTCCAGGATATCGCCGTGGTGCCTCTGCTGATCCTGATCCCGGCGCTGGCGAAAAACCCCGACAACCTGCTCGTCACGCTGGGCTGGGCCGCGCTGAAGGCGGTGGTGGTGCTGGTGGTGCTGCTGTTCTTCGGCCAGAAGCTGATGCGCGGCTGGTTCACGGTGGTGGTCAAGCGGCGCTCGCAGGAGCTGTTCATGCTGAACCTGCTGCTGGTGACGCTGGGCGCGGCCTGGATCACCGAGCGCGCCGGCCTGTCGCTGGCGCTGGGCGCCTTCGTGGCCGGCATGCTGATCTCCGAGACCGAATACAAGCACCAGGTGGAAGAGGACATCAAGCCGTTCCGCGATGTGCTGCTGGGCCTGTTCTTCATCACCATCGGCATGCTGCTCAACGTGCGCGTGGTGCTGGAAAACTGGTGGCTCGTGCTGCTGCTCCTGGTGCTCCCGGTGGCGCTGAAGTTCGCGCTGATCGCCGGGCTGGCCAAGCTGTTCGGCTCGTCGGACGGCGTGTCGATGCGCACTGGCCTGGCGCTGGCGCAGGCCGGCGAATTCGGCTTCGTGCTGCTGAACGTGGCCGGCGGCATGGAGCTCGTCGACCCGTTCGTGATCCAGGTGGTGCTGGCCTCGATGGTGCTGTCGATGCTGGTGGCGCCGTTCCTGATCGAGCATTCCGACAAGCTGGTGCTGAAATTCTCCAGCAACGAATGGATGATGCAGTCGCTGAACCTGACCAAGCTCGCGGCGCGCACCATGTCCACCCAGAAGCACGTGATCGTGGCCGGCTTCGGCCGCAGCGGCCAGAGCCTGGCCACGCTGCTGCAGGAGGAAGGCATCGACTACCACGCGCTCGATCTCGATCCGACCCGCGTGCAGGAAGCCCGCCTGGCAGGCGCCAGCGTGTCGTATGGCGACGCGGCGCGCCGCGAGAGCCTGGTGGCCGCCGGCATCTACCGCGCCAGCGCCCTGGTGATCACGTATGCGAGCACGCCGTCGGCGCTGAAGGTGCTGCACCTGGTGCACGAGATGGCGCCCACGCTGCCGGTGATCGTGCGCAGCCACGACGACTCCGACCTCGATCGCCTGAAGGCGGCCGGCGCCGCCGAAGTGGTGCCGGAACTGATGGAGGGCAGCCTGATGCTGGCCTCGCACGCGCTGGTGATGCTGGGCGTGCCGCTTCGTAAAGTGGTGCACCGCGTGCAGGCCGCGCGCGAGGAGCGCTATGCGTCGCTGCGCGGCTACTTCCACGGCATCAGCGAT
Above is a window of Pseudoduganella dura DNA encoding:
- a CDS encoding monovalent cation:proton antiporter family protein: MFSPLELTLLLLGSAVLGVVAFRMLHLPPMLGYLAVGILIGPNALGLADDSHATHALAEFGVVFLMFSIGLEFSLPKLKSMRSDVFGLGMAQVGLTIVATLAFGWLMARALPPSIHISWQAAFALGGALAMSSTAIVVKMLTERLELESEHGRKIIGILLFQDIAVVPLLILIPALAKNPDNLLVTLGWAALKAVVVLVVLLFFGQKLMRGWFTVVVKRRSQELFMLNLLLVTLGAAWITERAGLSLALGAFVAGMLISETEYKHQVEEDIKPFRDVLLGLFFITIGMLLNVRVVLENWWLVLLLLVLPVALKFALIAGLAKLFGSSDGVSMRTGLALAQAGEFGFVLLNVAGGMELVDPFVIQVVLASMVLSMLVAPFLIEHSDKLVLKFSSNEWMMQSLNLTKLAARTMSTQKHVIVAGFGRSGQSLATLLQEEGIDYHALDLDPTRVQEARLAGASVSYGDAARRESLVAAGIYRASALVITYASTPSALKVLHLVHEMAPTLPVIVRSHDDSDLDRLKAAGAAEVVPELMEGSLMLASHALVMLGVPLRKVVHRVQAAREERYASLRGYFHGISDVGDDTEATRLHTVTLTEASNCVGRTVGELDVEGAEVMAIRRGKGRLEGAPGTVLEAGDVVVLRGNAQAVARAEHQLLG